One stretch of Hevea brasiliensis isolate MT/VB/25A 57/8 chromosome 12, ASM3005281v1, whole genome shotgun sequence DNA includes these proteins:
- the LOC110645411 gene encoding ras-related protein RABC1, which yields MESSSSQPEFDYLFKLLLIGDSGVGKSSLLLSFTSKTFEDLSPTIGVDFKVKHVTIGGKKLKLAIWDTAGQERFRTLTSSYYRGAQGIIMVYDVTRRETFTNLSDIWAKEIDLYSTNQDCIKMLVGNKVDKESERVVTKKEGIDFAREYGCLFLECSAKTRVNVEQCFEELVLKILETPSLLAEGSSGVKKNIFKEKPPQDVPTSSCCSW from the exons ATGGAATCGTCTTCAAGTCAGCCAGAGTTTGACTACTTGTTCAAGCTGTTGTTGATTGGGGATTCTGGTGTGGGGAAGAGTAGTCTGCTATTGAGTTTCACTTCCAAGACTTTTGAGGATCTCTCTCCTACAATTG GTGTGGATTTTAAGGTAAAGCATGTTACCATAGGTGGGAAAAAGTTGAAACTTGCAATTTGGGACACAG CTGGACAGGAGAGATTTAGAACGCTTACTAGCTCTTACTACAGAGGAGCTCAAGGGATAATAATGG TATATGACGTAACAAGACGAGAAACATTCACAAATCTGTCTGATATATGGGCTAAGGAAATTGATCTATATTCAACAAACCAGGATTGCATCAAGATGCTAGTTGGTAATAAAGTTGATAAG GAAAGTGAAAGGGTTGTCACCAAAAAGGAGGGGATTGACTTTGCCAGGGAATATGGATGCCTGTTCCTTGAATGTAGTGCAAAAACTAGAGTCAACGTGGAGCAATGCTTTGAGGAACTTGTTTTAAAG ATTTTAGAAACACCAAGTCTGTTGGCTGAAGGCTCTAGTGGTGTGAAAAAGAACATCTTCAAAGAGAAACCTCCACAGGATGTTCCAACAAGTAGTTGTTGCTC